A region of the Channa argus isolate prfri chromosome 14, Channa argus male v1.0, whole genome shotgun sequence genome:
GTTAAGATTGGGAAACTTTATTTTTACCACACAATGCTAAATAGTTTCAATCGCTGGTTGCAGGCGAAGCAGAAGCAGATCAAAGCGAAGATCAAGCTCGAGAAACCGGAAGCGCTCTAAAAGTCCGCGCAGGAGGCGCACCCACTCCAGAGACCGGAGCAGGAGATCTAGTAGCAGATCAAGGTAAGTTAAGTGTGTGTTAAAGCTTATCCATGAGAATGCTCTCAGTCATTAACATTTTCCTAACATCTTCAATTGAAATTATCTACagagataaaaagaaagatGACTCTGGGAGAAGAAGATCCAAAACACCACCTAAAAGTTACAGCACAGCCAGGAGGTCACGCAGCATCAGCCGGTGAGTAAATCCAGGATGTTTGTGTGCTTTGGCAAAATTTATAGACCTGCTGTGTCTGATTTGAAGTCGGGATAcaatatttaagtttttgtcTGGTTCTACTTCACAGGAGACGTAGGAGAAGTCGGAGCAACAGCAGATCTCCTAAAAAGTCCCCTAAAAGGAGAAGTTCCAGGTCTCCATCTCCTcgaaggtttgtttgttgatgTGAAACTTTTTTGGATGCGCTGACTTTCTGTTCATGCTAAATGCATCATCAGTGCACCATTGGAAAGTCAAATTAATTTAGAAGCTTGCTTTTCCGAACGGTTCATGAACAACTGGTGGTTTTGAAttggttttaataaaacctCAAAAGTTGGGTTAGgtgtggaaggaaaaaaaacccaccaggATTGTGGTTGAACACTTGACAGGACTAAGATTTCCTCATGAGCaatagaaaactaaaaaaaaaattattctgtcTTCTGAAATGTCTGTCaagaaagaaatattacaaGCAAACAGTATGTGAGAGTTAACAGTCCAATGAGCAACAAAAAACGCAAAcctacattttctttgtctggTCCTGGTAATTTAATGAGACACTGGACTTTTCTCCTCCTGCAGACacaagaaggaaaagaaaagggaaaaggaaagggACAGAGACCGCAGGAATGACAAGGAACGTATTCGTGAGGAACGCGAACGCTCCaacagcaagaaaaagaaaagtaaagacaaaGAACGAGAGCGGGACAGAAAATCAGACTGTGAGAAAGGAGATGTTAAGGTTGGTCTACAAAGAGGACAATGCATGTTTTGTCCTGTGTAAAAATCTGAACTTCGTCTGCTGTTTGGGGTATGTTTGACAGCCTTTGTCTTAACTCACAGAGGTGAGCAGTGCTGCTCTAATTTAGGACAAACTGGAGGCGTTTACACTCTAAAATGTACTGTCCATTGGTGTCCTTTCACAGATCACCAGGGATTACGATGAAGAAGAACAAGGTTACGACAGTGACAAGGAGAGGGAGGACAGGAAGGATTCAGATTACTCTGCTTTGTCTCCTCAGTCAGTAGAAGGTAATGGGACAGTCTGTCCTGTGAAGCAGGCTAAAGTTAACGGTGCTGATGATCGTCATGAAGAGGACATGGATGTCAGCGACTG
Encoded here:
- the LOC137098200 gene encoding serine/arginine-rich splicing factor 11-like isoform X2, coding for MAAFGFPGPNMNPQAADQLLKLMTDPKLNPLAAGLNLNPGLKADASSKEIEEAMKRVREAQSLISAAIEPGSKESKKKHSRSRSRSRRRRSRSRSRYRRSRSRSKRRSSSRNRKRSKSPRRRRTHSRDRSRRSSSRSRDKKKDDSGRRRSKTPPKSYSTARRSRSISRRRRRSRSNSRSPKKSPKRRSSRSPSPRRHKKEKKREKERDRDRRNDKERIREERERSNSKKKKSKDKERERDRKSDCEKGDVKITRDYDEEEQGYDSDKEREDRKDSDYSALSPQSVEGNGTVCPVKQAKVNGADDRHEEDMDVSD